Proteins from a single region of Herpetosiphon gulosus:
- a CDS encoding SDR family NAD(P)-dependent oxidoreductase, with translation MPTLAIVGAGPGMGLAIARTFGRNGFQVALVARNQDKLTNLVAQLEEEGITAAGFTADVSDRSSIVAAFDAVKTHFGPVDVLEFSPANSALPFATPTEVSIANLQPQIDFYIYGAITAVEQVLPDMLTRGSGTLLFTTGGSSINPSPMFANIGIASAGLRNWVYSLHAALAEHGIQAAHIAISAWIGKQPGAEPESIAPLYWELYSQRDQIERHFLAS, from the coding sequence ATGCCTACACTCGCAATTGTCGGCGCTGGGCCAGGGATGGGTCTAGCAATCGCACGGACATTTGGCCGCAACGGGTTTCAAGTGGCACTGGTCGCACGCAATCAAGACAAACTCACGAACCTTGTTGCGCAACTTGAGGAAGAGGGCATTACGGCAGCGGGTTTCACCGCCGATGTATCTGACCGCTCATCGATCGTCGCAGCATTTGATGCTGTCAAAACACACTTCGGCCCAGTCGATGTACTCGAATTCTCGCCGGCCAACTCGGCGCTACCCTTTGCTACGCCAACCGAGGTGAGCATCGCGAACCTTCAGCCGCAGATCGACTTCTATATCTATGGTGCCATCACGGCGGTCGAACAGGTATTGCCGGATATGCTGACGCGCGGTAGTGGCACGCTGCTGTTCACAACAGGTGGCTCCTCGATCAACCCATCGCCCATGTTTGCGAACATCGGTATTGCCAGCGCAGGGCTGCGCAATTGGGTTTACAGCCTCCATGCGGCCTTGGCTGAGCACGGAATTCAGGCTGCCCATATCGCGATTAGCGCTTGGATCGGAAAGCAGCCGGGTGCCGAGCCGGAAAGCATTGCACCGCTGTATTGGGAACTCTATAGCCAGCGCGACCAGATCGAGCGACACTTTCTGGCATCTTGA